The following proteins are encoded in a genomic region of Sesamum indicum cultivar Zhongzhi No. 13 linkage group LG8, S_indicum_v1.0, whole genome shotgun sequence:
- the LOC105168307 gene encoding transcription elongation regulator 1 isoform X5: protein MDYHQPHGYMRPPPPPQPPPSAADPYQRPPPPVPPPPSNHPWPYSSTQFQYQPQTQHSPSPPPPHWPPPHSSDHAQYPPPPPPPPTYPGHPPPPYHVHPHYPPPHPLPPRPPHVPQSYSQDWGTGNWTHQHSWDQTNNNEEDWAAKARAWAAAKAATDNQHVPSHFPSAGRPEEQNHFRDQYSQSVDTQFHEVHAPLTPAPNYQQYPAAMVPPNRTALGQSQDSPYISSGQSSYAADLHVSFAARDGSMARDSIAPFPQQEKSSISPLVHQQEVPSSYSSVAGAEDAGDRYEKFNGSSSLPVASVPQHHVQPPPPGGRSGWMEEPHHLFGSQPAESVTDLSDQPLKFAPHFNRDLDPHAPSNYTHSSGGPIRGADPTVAMSSSYAWAPTSMPGAVYPPVPPNIQSGPQVDHPIAMPAPASGNSAPIFPTGPGFQPNVPMIGAAFGVGPGVTPHPTSFSGDPYGVSERPKKASVPNWLREEIIKNKAVITNSAVEIRKEDSQSVEEDSNEKSSRKGDQADSKSIDSSRSTEDDDEDEDEVEAARTAAINQEIKRVLTEVLLKVTDELFDEIATKVLKEDDLSVEVGRDIDMSIHQILPSTPSVLTPKASAKVLIPTKKENDYEDTSEKSTSGAPGDILGLASYASDEEDEEIQSAGKLNSKESSTHQQSSSTKLLEGNSVIENGGSKEETEEQKYVPAKLETDGTVRKSPFSATPGRGVANMELNDNREAKDLALGDDQRSSKKLSGTAEDDVQHGSDKSNNSAIEKAVERNERLDGNLDTRRSTNDDSRIQNTGNRSDKNDRNESKRSSFRKDHKDSESSKERLDKKGDEEHRRHEERRARAERTDYHDNPKDKGKEKSRTDEKVKNTEPKKRPSPSGAREGRSETRRDKRISGNEDDDEKRQDRTGDEKKERSRHKSGSESSRRKRRRSSSVGVRGRESKDNTLATHANDSSDDSSDDSPRRSQHSKRRKSPSPIRQRKRL, encoded by the exons ATGGACTACCACCAGCCCCACGGTTATATGAGGCCACCGCCTCCCCCCCAGCCCCCTCCGTCCGCGGCGGATCCCTACCAAAGACCTCCTCCTCCAGTCCCTCCGCCACCCTCCAACCACCCCTGGCCTTACTCCTCTACGCAATTCCAATACCAGCCTCAGACTCAACACTCCCCCTCTCCTCCACCGCCGCACTGGCCGCCGCCTCACTCCTCTGACCACGCTCAGtaccctcctcctcctccgcctCCTCCGACTTACCCTGGGCACCCGCCTCCGCCGTATCATGTGCACCCCCACTACCCACCCCCACATCCGCTGCCGCCTAGACCGCCTCACGTTCCCCAATCTTACTCTCAG GATTGGGGGACTGGCAACTGGACTCACCAGCACAGTTGGGACCAAA CAAATAACAATGAAGAGGACTGGGCGGCAAAAGCTAGAGCATGGGCTGCTGCAAAAGCTGCAACAGACAATCAGCATGTTCCTTCACATTTTCCATCAGCTGGAAGGCCAGAAGAGCAAAATCATTTCCGTGATCAATATTCTCAATCCGTTGATACTCAATTTCATGAGGTACATGCTCCGCTAACTCCAGCACCAAACTATCAACAGTACCCAGCTGCAATGGTACCCCCAAACAGGACAGCTTTAGGTCAGTCGCAGGATTCCCCGTACATTAGCTCTGGACAATCATCTTATGCTGCAGACTTGCATGTGTCATTTGCTGCTAGAGATGGAAGCATGGCTAGAGATTCAATTGCACCATTCCCGCAGCAAGAGAAGTCATCTATAAGTCCATTAGTCCATCAGCAGGAGGTACCTTCTAGTTATTCTTCTGTTGCAG GTGCTGAAGATGCTGGGGATAGATATGAAAAGTTTAATGGCTCTTCATCTTTGCCTGTGGCCTCTGTCCCACAGCATCATGTTCAGCCACCGCCGCCTGGTGGCCGGTCTGGATGGATGGAGGAGCCTCATCATTTGTTTGGTAGCCAACCAGCTGAATCTGTAACTGATCTTAGCGATCAACCATTGAAATTTGCACCTCATTTTAATCGTGACCTGGATCCACATGCACCATCCAATTATACCCACTCGTCAGGAGGTCCCATAAGAGGTGCCGATCCTACTGTGGCTATGTCTTCAAGCTATGCATGGGCTCCCACTTCTATGCCAGGGGCTGTTTACCCTCCAGTGCCTCCAAATATCCAATCTGGGCCACAG GTTGATCATCCAATAGCCATGCCTGCTCCTGCTTCTGGAAATTCCGCTCCAATTTTTCCTACTGGACCTGGTTTCCAGCCAAATGTCCCAATGATAGGTGCTGCTTTTGGTGTTGGCCCAGGTGTAACACCTCATCCTACATCTTTCTCTGGAGATCCTTATGGTGTTTCTGAGCGCCCTAAGAAG GCTTCCGTACCTAATTGGCTTAGGGAGGAAATAATTAAGAACAAAGCTGTCATCACAAATTCTGCTGTGGAAATCCGCAAAGAGGATTCCCAATCCGTTGAAGAAGATAGTAATGAGAAGTCTTCCAGGAAGGGAGATCAAGCAGATAGTAAAAGCATTGATTCTTCTAGATCAACTGAAGATGACGATGAGGATGAG GATGAGGTGGAAGCTGCCAGAACTGCAGCTATCAACCAGGAGATAAAGCGTGTCCTGACTGAAGTTCTTTTGAAG GTTACAGACGAACTTTTTGATGAAATAGCAACAAAAGTTCTAAAAGAAGATGATCTCTCAGTTGAAG ttgGCCGTGATATTGACATGTCAATCCACCAAATATTACCATCTACTCCATCTGTTTTGACACCAAAGGCTTCTGCCAAGGTGTTAATTCCGACCAAGAAGGAGAATGATTACGAGGATACTAGTGAAAAATCTACATCTGGTGCTCCTGGAGATATATTAGGTCTAGCTAGTTATGCCTCAGACGAGGAAGATGAGGAGATACAGAGTGCAGGTAAGCTGAATTCAAAGGAAAGTTCCACACATCAGCAGTCATCCTCAACCAAGCTTTTGGAAGGTAATTCTGTCATTGAGAATGGTGGTTCCAAGGAAGAAacagaagaacaaaaatatgttCCTGCAAAGTTAGAGACTGATGGCACTGTCAGAAAGAGTCCATTCAGTGCCACTCCTGGTCGTGGAGTTGCAAATATGGAGTTAAATGACAATAGGGAAGCTAAAGATTTAGCACTGGGTGATGATCAACGTTCCTCTAAGAAACTATCTGGTACTGCAGAAGATGATGTGCAACATGGTTCTGATAAGTCAAACAATTCCGCAATCGAAAAGGCTGTTGAGAGAAATGAAAGACTAGATGGTAATTTAGATACCAGAAGGTCGACAAATGATGATTCCCGAATCCAAAATACAGGGAATAGATCTGATAAAAATGACAGAAATGAAAGTAAAAGGAGCTCATTTAGGAAAGACCATAAGGATTCAGAAAGTTCCAAGGAAAGACTGGATAAGAAGGGAGATGAAGAGCATAGAAGGCATGAAGAAAGGCGTGCAAGAGCTGAAAGGACTGACTATCATGATAATCCGAAAGataaaggaaaggaaaaaagtagGACTGatgaaaaagtaaagaataCTGAACCAAAGAAAAGGCCGTCTCCTTCCGGTGCCAGGGAAGGAAGATCTGAGACACGGAGAGATAAAAGAATTAGTGGTaatgaagatgatgacgaGAAAAGACAAGATAGAACAGGGGATGAGAAAAAAGAACGATCTAGGCATAAAAGTGGAAGTGAATCTAGCCGACGAAAACGACGCCGTTCATCTTCAGTTGGTGTTAGGGGTAGAGAGAGCAAGGATAACACACTGGCTACTCATGCCAATGATTCTAGCGATGATTCCTCGGATGATTCTCCAAG GAGATCTCAACACTCAAAAAGACGTAAATCTCCATCACCTATCAGGCAAAGAAAAAG GTTATAA
- the LOC105168307 gene encoding transcription elongation regulator 1 isoform X3, whose product MDYHQPHGYMRPPPPPQPPPSAADPYQRPPPPVPPPPSNHPWPYSSTQFQYQPQTQHSPSPPPPHWPPPHSSDHAQYPPPPPPPPTYPGHPPPPYHVHPHYPPPHPLPPRPPHVPQSYSQDWGTGNWTHQHSWDQTNNNEEDWAAKARAWAAAKAATDNQHVPSHFPSAGRPEEQNHFRDQYSQSVDTQFHEVHAPLTPAPNYQQYPAAMVPPNRTALGQSQDSPYISSGQSSYAADLHVSFAARDGSMARDSIAPFPQQEKSSISPLVHQQEVPSSYSSVAGAEDAGDRYEKFNGSSSLPVASVPQHHVQPPPPGGRSGWMEEPHHLFGSQPAESVTDLSDQPLKFAPHFNRDLDPHAPSNYTHSSGGPIRGADPTVAMSSSYAWAPTSMPGAVYPPVPPNIQSGPQVDHPIAMPAPASGNSAPIFPTGPGFQPNVPMIGAAFGVGPGVTPHPTSFSGDPYGVSERPKKASVPNWLREEIIKNKAVITNSAVEIRKEDSQSVEEDSNEKSSRKGDQADSKSIDSSRSTEDDDEDEDEVEAARTAAINQEIKRVLTEVLLKVTDELFDEIATKVLKEDDLSVEVGRDIDMSIHQILPSTPSVLTPKASAKVLIPTKKENDYEDTSEKSTSGAPGDILGLASYASDEEDEEIQSAGKLNSKESSTHQQSSSTKLLEGNSVIENGGSKEETEEQKYVPAKLETDGTVRKSPFSATPGRGVANMELNDNREAKDLALGDDQRSSKKLSGTAEDDVQHGSDKSNNSAIEKAVERNERLDGNLDTRRSTNDDSRIQNTGNRSDKNDRNESKRSSFRKDHKDSESSKERLDKKGDEEHRRHEERRARAERTDYHDNPKDKGKEKSRTDEKVKNTEPKKRPSPSGAREGRSETRRDKRISGNEDDDEKRQDRTGDEKKERSRHKSGSESSRRKRRRSSSVGVRGRESKDNTLATHANDSSDDSSDDSPRRSQHSKRRKSPSPIRQRKSLYHKETGALL is encoded by the exons ATGGACTACCACCAGCCCCACGGTTATATGAGGCCACCGCCTCCCCCCCAGCCCCCTCCGTCCGCGGCGGATCCCTACCAAAGACCTCCTCCTCCAGTCCCTCCGCCACCCTCCAACCACCCCTGGCCTTACTCCTCTACGCAATTCCAATACCAGCCTCAGACTCAACACTCCCCCTCTCCTCCACCGCCGCACTGGCCGCCGCCTCACTCCTCTGACCACGCTCAGtaccctcctcctcctccgcctCCTCCGACTTACCCTGGGCACCCGCCTCCGCCGTATCATGTGCACCCCCACTACCCACCCCCACATCCGCTGCCGCCTAGACCGCCTCACGTTCCCCAATCTTACTCTCAG GATTGGGGGACTGGCAACTGGACTCACCAGCACAGTTGGGACCAAA CAAATAACAATGAAGAGGACTGGGCGGCAAAAGCTAGAGCATGGGCTGCTGCAAAAGCTGCAACAGACAATCAGCATGTTCCTTCACATTTTCCATCAGCTGGAAGGCCAGAAGAGCAAAATCATTTCCGTGATCAATATTCTCAATCCGTTGATACTCAATTTCATGAGGTACATGCTCCGCTAACTCCAGCACCAAACTATCAACAGTACCCAGCTGCAATGGTACCCCCAAACAGGACAGCTTTAGGTCAGTCGCAGGATTCCCCGTACATTAGCTCTGGACAATCATCTTATGCTGCAGACTTGCATGTGTCATTTGCTGCTAGAGATGGAAGCATGGCTAGAGATTCAATTGCACCATTCCCGCAGCAAGAGAAGTCATCTATAAGTCCATTAGTCCATCAGCAGGAGGTACCTTCTAGTTATTCTTCTGTTGCAG GTGCTGAAGATGCTGGGGATAGATATGAAAAGTTTAATGGCTCTTCATCTTTGCCTGTGGCCTCTGTCCCACAGCATCATGTTCAGCCACCGCCGCCTGGTGGCCGGTCTGGATGGATGGAGGAGCCTCATCATTTGTTTGGTAGCCAACCAGCTGAATCTGTAACTGATCTTAGCGATCAACCATTGAAATTTGCACCTCATTTTAATCGTGACCTGGATCCACATGCACCATCCAATTATACCCACTCGTCAGGAGGTCCCATAAGAGGTGCCGATCCTACTGTGGCTATGTCTTCAAGCTATGCATGGGCTCCCACTTCTATGCCAGGGGCTGTTTACCCTCCAGTGCCTCCAAATATCCAATCTGGGCCACAG GTTGATCATCCAATAGCCATGCCTGCTCCTGCTTCTGGAAATTCCGCTCCAATTTTTCCTACTGGACCTGGTTTCCAGCCAAATGTCCCAATGATAGGTGCTGCTTTTGGTGTTGGCCCAGGTGTAACACCTCATCCTACATCTTTCTCTGGAGATCCTTATGGTGTTTCTGAGCGCCCTAAGAAG GCTTCCGTACCTAATTGGCTTAGGGAGGAAATAATTAAGAACAAAGCTGTCATCACAAATTCTGCTGTGGAAATCCGCAAAGAGGATTCCCAATCCGTTGAAGAAGATAGTAATGAGAAGTCTTCCAGGAAGGGAGATCAAGCAGATAGTAAAAGCATTGATTCTTCTAGATCAACTGAAGATGACGATGAGGATGAG GATGAGGTGGAAGCTGCCAGAACTGCAGCTATCAACCAGGAGATAAAGCGTGTCCTGACTGAAGTTCTTTTGAAG GTTACAGACGAACTTTTTGATGAAATAGCAACAAAAGTTCTAAAAGAAGATGATCTCTCAGTTGAAG ttgGCCGTGATATTGACATGTCAATCCACCAAATATTACCATCTACTCCATCTGTTTTGACACCAAAGGCTTCTGCCAAGGTGTTAATTCCGACCAAGAAGGAGAATGATTACGAGGATACTAGTGAAAAATCTACATCTGGTGCTCCTGGAGATATATTAGGTCTAGCTAGTTATGCCTCAGACGAGGAAGATGAGGAGATACAGAGTGCAGGTAAGCTGAATTCAAAGGAAAGTTCCACACATCAGCAGTCATCCTCAACCAAGCTTTTGGAAGGTAATTCTGTCATTGAGAATGGTGGTTCCAAGGAAGAAacagaagaacaaaaatatgttCCTGCAAAGTTAGAGACTGATGGCACTGTCAGAAAGAGTCCATTCAGTGCCACTCCTGGTCGTGGAGTTGCAAATATGGAGTTAAATGACAATAGGGAAGCTAAAGATTTAGCACTGGGTGATGATCAACGTTCCTCTAAGAAACTATCTGGTACTGCAGAAGATGATGTGCAACATGGTTCTGATAAGTCAAACAATTCCGCAATCGAAAAGGCTGTTGAGAGAAATGAAAGACTAGATGGTAATTTAGATACCAGAAGGTCGACAAATGATGATTCCCGAATCCAAAATACAGGGAATAGATCTGATAAAAATGACAGAAATGAAAGTAAAAGGAGCTCATTTAGGAAAGACCATAAGGATTCAGAAAGTTCCAAGGAAAGACTGGATAAGAAGGGAGATGAAGAGCATAGAAGGCATGAAGAAAGGCGTGCAAGAGCTGAAAGGACTGACTATCATGATAATCCGAAAGataaaggaaaggaaaaaagtagGACTGatgaaaaagtaaagaataCTGAACCAAAGAAAAGGCCGTCTCCTTCCGGTGCCAGGGAAGGAAGATCTGAGACACGGAGAGATAAAAGAATTAGTGGTaatgaagatgatgacgaGAAAAGACAAGATAGAACAGGGGATGAGAAAAAAGAACGATCTAGGCATAAAAGTGGAAGTGAATCTAGCCGACGAAAACGACGCCGTTCATCTTCAGTTGGTGTTAGGGGTAGAGAGAGCAAGGATAACACACTGGCTACTCATGCCAATGATTCTAGCGATGATTCCTCGGATGATTCTCCAAG GAGATCTCAACACTCAAAAAGACGTAAATCTCCATCACCTATCAGGCAAAGAAAAAG